Proteins encoded by one window of Juglans regia cultivar Chandler chromosome 15, Walnut 2.0, whole genome shotgun sequence:
- the LOC109020335 gene encoding uncharacterized protein LOC109020335, with protein MRANKWLIDLDRTFDISVCTKNQKVQYVGHVLQGEAGIWWDTKRQLLALELGDVATLTWEQFKKEFDSSFFLETIKQQKALEFVNLTQGNMMVEQYAARFMELGRFALHLIGTEKMQARKFQDGLQPRIQNQVACLRIENFQVLVNVASIAEAEQQSLVSQVDKDQKRGMPYSPGRNMGKKRVPYTLDKGKRESSRECSTRYSTTMPKMRMKA; from the coding sequence ATGAGAGCCAACAAGTGGCTTATTGACTTGGATAGGACCTTCGATATTAGTGTGTGTACGAAAAATCAAAAAGTCCAGTATGTCGGACACGTACTTCAAGGAGAAGCTGGTATATGGTGGGATACGAAGAGACAATTGTTGGCGCTTGAATTGGGGGATGTAGCTACTCTCACTTGGGAGCAATTTAAGAAGGAATTCGATAGTAGTTTCTTTCTAGAGACGATCAAGCAGCAGAAGGCGTTGGAATTTGTGAATTTGACGCAAGGCAATATGATGGTAGAACAGTACGCAGCTCGATTTATGGAATTGGGAAGATTTGCCCTTCATCTGATTGGTACAGAGAAGATGCAGGCCAGAAAGTTCCAAGACGGGTTACAACCAAGGATTCAGAATCAAGTCGCATGCTTGAGAATTGAGAATTTCCAAGTGCTAGTTAATGTTGCTTCGATAGCGGAGGCAGAGCAACAGAGTCTAGTTTCTCAAGTTGACAAGGATCAGAAAAGAGGAATGCCTTACTCTCCGGGAAGGAACATGGGAAAGAAAAGGGTTCCCTATACCTTGGATAAGGGAAAAAGGGAAAGTAGTCGGGAATGTAGTACTCGTTACTCCACCACCATGCCAAAGATGCGGATGAAGGCATAA